One window from the genome of Cryptomeria japonica chromosome 6, Sugi_1.0, whole genome shotgun sequence encodes:
- the LOC131035699 gene encoding uncharacterized protein LOC131035699, with protein sequence MDSLNSELGVKDGKIHINQKLKTIDPNVPCNSFNAAISNKRKGKSLVEEETSSSVESNWPSCKKMKSASNSSQFCIEGKPTYSRGHSESPSSGLCEGGRHVAPALHLMVNTDFIVTSPLKQDLMLTLALIHRERDLEKLIFVGYFRAFLSFRNFGLGPDALRIRTESNAGGTSTISEALSVEYFVRRFQAKEIVTEMEVEYSHLNWKKVDYICTLNGQRVGVSVTRAMSYPDPDHFSPDMANRLLHKKLFGLVVARDGVADRHCFSQCILHVWCETERTAKLLQAEYADVSQELEVTDDVIMVLTVADGLHAKPIFYEYCLN encoded by the exons ATGGACAGCCTTAATTCTGAATTGGGTGTTAAAGATGGGAAGATTCACATAAACCAGAAGTTGAAGACAATTGATCCTAACGTTCCCTGCAATTCATTCAATGCAGCCATATCAAACAAGAGGAAAGGGAAATCCCTGGTGGAAGAGGAGACTAGTAGTTCGGTTGAgagcaattggccttcttgcaagaaGATGAAGTCTGCATCTAATTCTTCTCAGTTCTGTATTGAGGGTAAGCCCACATACAGCAGGGGCCACTCTGAATCTCCTTCCTCAGGGTTGTGTGAAGGGGGTCGTCATGTGGCTCCTGCCCTGCACCTGATGGTGAATACTGATTTCATAGTGACTTCTCCCCTGAAGCAAGACTTGATGCTGACACTGGCTTtgattcacagagagagagatttggagaaattgatatTTGTGGGTTATTTTAGAGCTTTCCTGTCCTTCAGGAATTTTGGGTTGGGACCTGATGCCTTGCGTATTCGAACAGAATCCAATGCAGGAGGAACTTCAACTATATCAGAG GCATTGTCAGTGGAGTATTTTGTGAGAAGATTCCAAGCCAAAGAGATTGTGACAGAAATGGAG GTTGAATATAGCCATCTTAATTGGAAGAAAGTTGATTATATCTGCACGTTAAATGGTCAAAGAGTTGGTGTTTCTGTCACTCGAGCCATGTCTTATCCAGATCCAGATCATTTTTCTCCAGATATGGCTAACAGACTGCTTCATAAGAAGCTATTTGGTTTG GTTGTGGCCAGAGATGGAGTGGCTGATAGGCACTGCTTTTCTCAATGCATTCTTCATGTCTGGTGTGAAACAGAGAGAACTGCAAAGCTTCTTCAAGCAGAATATGCAG ATGTTTCTCAAGAACTGGAAGTCACGGATGATGTCATTATGGTGCTAACTGTTGCAGATGGATTACATGCGAAGCCCATATTTTATGAGTATTGTTTGAATTGA